A stretch of the Argentina anserina chromosome 6, drPotAnse1.1, whole genome shotgun sequence genome encodes the following:
- the LOC126797999 gene encoding uncharacterized protein At5g39570 isoform X1, with protein MPYYSHEDEVHDFDEYDPTPYGGGYDLALTYGRPLQPSEETCYPSSSAPDREDDYERPDLSSYSQPSAYADEALRNEYSSYQRPGGRPDQGGGGEYGSRPTRPKPQAEYGSGYGRRPEADEPSSDYGSGYGRKPEFQAPQSGYGRKPDSEAPVSEYGSGYGRKPSYGGDESGGSPPRRPGFGGSSPPKRPGFGGSSPPRRPGFGGGSPPKRPGFGGGSPPKRPGFGGSSPPKRPGFGGGSPPKRPGFGGDSPPRRPGFGGDSPPKRPGFGGGSPPKRPGFGGGSPPKRPGFGGDSPPRRPGFGGGSPPKKPGFGGGSPPRRTGGYGEEAVRKPSYGRSSYETPETEEYGRASYGRPSYETTETEEYGRASYGRPSYETTETEEYGRQSYGRSEKQEYRKPKPSYGRGSDDDDEDSERRQKRGSDDEDSERRRGYGGESHGRKKYGKDDSDDSDDEEKKQRRHRHRKNYDDE; from the exons ATGCCGTACTACTCTCACGAAGATGAAGTCCACGACTTCGACGAGTACGATCCGACCCCCTACGGCGGCGGATACGACCTAGCCCTCACCTACGGCCGCCCCCTCCAGCCTTCCGAGGAGACCTGCTACCCCAGCTCCTCCGCCCCCGACCGCGAGGACGACTACGAGCGCCCCGATCTCTCCTCCTACAGCCAGCCCTCCGCCTACGCCGACGAGGCCCTCCGAAACGAGTACAGCAGCTACCAGCGCCCCGGCGGAAGACCCGATCAGGGAGGCGGAGGAGAGTATGGATCTAGGCCCACTAGGCCCAAGCCTCAAGCGGAGTATGGATCCGGTTACGGGCGGAGACCCGAGGCTGATGAGCCGAGCTCCGATTACGGATCGGGTTACGGTCGAAAGCCGGAGTTCCAGGCGCCTCAATCGGGCTACGGCCGGAAACCGGACTCCGAGGCGCCGGTGTCAGAGTATGGATCCGGTTATGGCCGGAAGCCGAGTTATGGCGGTGATGAGAGTGGCGGATCGCCGCCGAGGAGACCAGGGTTTGGTGGCAGTTCACCGCCGAAGAGGCCAGGGTTCGGTGGCAGTTCGCCGCCGAGGAGACCAGGGTTTGGTGGCGGTTCACCGCCGAAGAGGCCAGGGTTTGGTGGCGGTTCACCGCCGAAGAGGCCAGGATTCGGTGGCAGTTCACCGCCGAAGAGGCCAGGGTTCGGTGGCGGTTCGCCGCCGAAGAGGCCAGGATTCGGTGGCGATTCACCGCCGAGGAGGCCTGGATTCGGTGGCGATTCGCCGCCGAAGAGGCCAGGGTTTGGAGGCGGTTCACCGCCGAAGAGGCCAGGGTTTGGTGGCGGATCGCCGCCGAAGAGGCCAGGGTTTGGAGGTGATTCACCGCCGAGGAGACCGGGGTTTGGTGGAGGATCGCCGCCTAAGAAGCCAGGGTTTGGAGGCGGCTCACCGCCGAGGAGGACTGGTGGTTATGGTGAAGAGGCGGTGAGGAAGCCGAGCTATGGCAGGAGTAGCTATGAGACTCCGGAGACTGAGGAGTATGGGAGGGCGAGCTATGGGAGGCCTAGCTATGAGACTACTGAGACTGAGGAGTATGGGAGGGCGAGCTATGGGAGGCCTAGCTATGAGACTACTGAGACTGAGGAGTATGGGAGGCAGAGTTATGGGAGAAGTGAGAAGCAGGAGTACCGCAAGCCGAAGCCGAGCTATGGGCGTgggagtgatgatgatgatgaggattcTGAGCGTCGGCAGAAGCGTGGGAGTGATGATGAGGACTCTGAGCGTCGTCGGGGGTATGGTGGAGAGAGCCATGGCCGTAAGAAATAT GGAAAAGATGACTCTGATGACTCTGATGATGAGGAGAAGAAACAACGTCGTCACCGCCATCGCAAGAACTATGATGATGAATGA
- the LOC126799244 gene encoding pectinesterase 31 — protein MSAYVSITVSQDGSGDYLTVQEAIDAVPLCNTCRTVIRISPGTYRQPVYVPKTKNLITLAGLRPEETVLTWNNTATKIEHHQGSRVIGTGTFGCGSAIVEGEDFIAENITFENSSPEGSGQAVAIRVTADRCAFYNCRFLGWQDTLYLHYGKQYLKDCYIEGSVDFIFGNSTALLEHCHIHCKSAGYITAQSRKSSQETTGYVFLRCVITGNGGSQYAFLGRPWGPFGRVVFAYTYMDACIKHVGWNNWGKTENERSACFYEYRCFGPGSCPSKRVTWARELVDEESDQFLKHSYIDPDPQRPWLAQRMALRIPYSA, from the exons ATGTCGGCCTATGTGTCCATTACCGTGTCACAGGACGGCTCCGGTGACTACCTCACCGTACAGGAGGCCATCGACGCCGTGCCTCTCTGCAACACGTGTCGCACTGTGATCCGTATATCTCCCGGCACCTACCGGCAGCCGGTGTATGTTCCCAAGACCAAGAACCTCATCACTCTCGCGGGTCTGCGCCCGGAGGAGACTGTGCTGACGTGGAACAACACGGCCACCAAAATCGAGCACCACCAG GGTTCTAGGGTGATTGGGACTGGGACTTTTGGATGTGGGAGTGCAATTGTGGAAGGGGAGGACTTTATTGCTGAGAATATCACTTTTGAGAACTCTTCTCCTGAG GGTTCAGGCCAAGCTGTGGCAATTAGAGTAACGGCTGATCGTTGTGCGTTCTATAACTGCAGATTCCTTGGATGGCAG GATACGCTGTACTTGCATTATGGAAAGCAGTATTTGAAAGATTGTTATATTGAAGGAAGTGTAGACTTTATTTTCGGTAATAGCACAGCTCTTTTGGAGCACTGTCATATCCACTGCAAGTCAGCAGGTTACATAACTGCACAAAGCAGGAAATCATCCCAGGAAACAACAGGATATGTATTTCTAAG ATGTGTAATCACCGGAAATGGGGGTAGTCAATATGCATTTCTAGGACGCCCGTGGGGACCTTTTGGAAGAGTGGTCTttgcatatacatatatggatGCATGCATCAAACACGTAGGCTGGAATAATTGGGGCAAAACAGAGAATGAAAGAAGTGCGTGCTTTTACGAATACAG GTGTTTTGGACCGGGTAGTTGCCCATCAAAGCGAGTGACATGGGCTAGAGAACTGGTGGATGAGGAATCAGACCAGTTCCTCAAACATTCTTACATCGACCCTGACCCCCAAAGGCCTTGGCTTGCTCAGAGAATGGCCCTAAGAATACCATATTCTGCATAG
- the LOC126797395 gene encoding uncharacterized protein LOC126797395: MVEAVTLCQPSFILGRGLPFCSEKLKVKMKDRRCHYAKAVLNSKQEPKKDHNKPFTVNLSSTSDAPLYESLEVTFDQYMEDQKRVIKALFPDAQDLKLHKKEWRIQLPTMQLLFMSFYFAFYIKLRYKSMGKDYPPHVPHHIPKIIELELTRWELGGISEEYQPGDLSLSLKGTIYPDRKQGTQSRLKGQFDMNLSFIVSPLLGWVPQSVMQGLTEALVKTAMVDSTSNARLLEDYDEFKREKLKNVV, translated from the exons ATGGTTGAGGCAGTTACTCTATGCCAACCCTCGTTCATTCTAGGCAGAGGTTTGCCTTTTTGCTCGGAGAAATTGAAGGTCAAGATGAAGGACAGACGTTGCCATTATGCGAAAGCGGTATTGAATTCAAAACAAGAGCCAAAGAAGGATCACAATAAGCCTTTTACCGTGAACCTCAGTTCGACTTCTGATGCACCTCTGTATGAGTCCCTTGAG GTTACATTTGATCAGTACATGGAGGATCAAAAAAGGGTTATTAAAGCACTCTTTCCAGACGCACAGGATCTGAAACTTCACAAG AAAGAGTGGAGGATTCAATTGCCAACCATGCAACTCTTGTTCATGTCTTTCTACTTTGCATTCTACATCAAGTTAAGATACAAATCCATGGGGAAAGACTACCCTCCTCATGTTCCTCATCACATACCAAAGATTATTGAGCTTGAACTC ACAAGATGGGAACTTGGAGGGATCTCTGAGGAGTACCAGCCAGGTGACTTGAGCCTCTCCCTCAAAGGAACCATCTATCCTGATAGAAAGCAAGGGACACAAAGCAGGCTTAAAGGCCAGTTTGACATGAACTTGAGCTTTATTGTATCACCTCTGCTTGGTTGGGTTCCTCAGAGTGTTATGCAAGGCCTTACAGAAGCG CTGGTTAAGACAGCAATGGTGGATTCGACATCAAATGCCAGATTGCTAGAAGACTATGATGAATTCAAGAGGGAGAAACTCAAGAATGTGGTTTAG
- the LOC126797998 gene encoding pentatricopeptide repeat-containing protein At2g20540-like, with translation MQQQWQASLSSRLASMAQTCLSMKQLKQIHARAIVSDLHNHAVVLGKMFRFAAVSPAGDLNYAHQLFDQMPQPTTFFYNLLVRGHSQSSSPWQSIRLFNRMRLNSIDPDGFTFTFLLKSRSRMNVSMEGDEIHGAALKCGFSLHLYVQNSLIHLYAGRGIPGAARRVFDEAVATDVVSWSGLVIAHVRANELDSARRVFDAMPERDVVSWTAMISAYSQGKCSREALELFWEMNRKGVLPDEVTLVSVISACTDLGDVQTGVSIHRFIEENGFAWMVSLCNALIDMYAKCGCMDQAWQLFDGMNRKSFVTWNTMISACANHGNADDAFWLFECMVSAGFPPDGITFLALLVAYTHKGLVDEGLRLFERMQREYRIEARMEHYGCVADMLGKAGRLEEAYQLISSMPIPDNDVVWGILLAACRTYGNVDMGERIVKRLVELKPDEGGYYILLRDIYVAAGRTAEANDMRQAMMDSGASKTPGRSWVGT, from the coding sequence ATGCAACAACAATGGCAAGCAAGCCTGAGCTCCAGGCTCGCTTCCATGGCCCAGACCTGCCTCTCCATGAAACAACTCAAGCAAATCCACGCCCGCGCAATCGTTTCCGACCTCCACAACCACGCCGTCGTCCTCGGAAAGATGTTCCGCTTCGCTGCAGTCTCACCCGCGGGTGACTTAAACTATGCCCATCAGTTGTTCGACCAAATGCCTCAACCAACCACTTTCTTCTACAACCTCCTCGTCCGGGGTCACTCCCAAAGCTCGTCGCCGTGGCAGTCGATTCGTTTATTCAACCGTATGAGACTGAACTCGATCGACCCAGATGGGTTCACCTTCACGTTTTTGCTCAAATCGCGTTCGAGGATGAATGTGAGTATGGAGGGTGATGAGATACATGGGGCCGCGTTGAAGTGTGGGTTTTCTTTGCATTTGTATGTGCAGAATTCGTTGATTCATTTGTATGCTGGGAGGGGGATTCCCGGTGCGGCTAGGAGAGTGTTCGATGAGGCTGTGGCTACTGATGTTGTGTCGTGGTCGGGTTTGGTTATTGCTCATGTGAGGGCTAATGAGTTGGATTCGGCGAGGCGGGTGTTTGATGCAATGCCCGAGAGGGATGTTGTTTCGTGGACCGCTATGATATCTGCGTATTCACAAGGGAAGTGTTCGAGGGAAGCGCTCGAGTTGTTTTGGGAGATGAATCGTAAGGGTGTGCTGCCGGATGAGGTGACATTGGTGAGTGTGATATCAGCTTGTACTGATTTAGGAGATGTTCAGACGGGGGTAAGCATCCACCGATTTATTGAGGAGAATGGATTTGCTTGGATGGTTTCGCTTTGCAATGCGCtgattgatatgtatgcaaagTGTGGATGCATGGACCAAGCATGGCAACTATTTGATGGCATGAACCGGAAGAGCTTCGTGACTTGGAATACTATGATCTCGGCATGTGCAAACCATGGCAATGCAGATGATGCATTTTGGTTGTTTGAATGTATGGTTAGTGCTGGTTTTCCACCTGATGGGATCACATTCTTGGCCCTTTTAGTTGCTTATACACACAAGGGACTGGTAGATGAAGGGCTCAGACTTTTTGAACGAATGCAAAGGGAGTACAGAATCGAGGCTCGCATGGAGCATTACGGGTGTGTCGCAGATATGTTAGGCAAGGCAGGGAGATTGGAGGAGGCATACCAACTAATTAGTAGTATGCCGATTCCGGACAATGATGTTGTTTGGGGAATACTGCTTGCAGCTTGCAGAACTTATGGCAATGTTGATATGGGTGAAAGGATTGTAAAGAGGCTAGTAGAGCTGAAACCGGATGAAGGTGGGTACTATATTCTCCTTCGTGATATTTATGTTGCAGCAGGAAGGACGGCAGAAGCTAATGATATGAGGCAGGCAATGATGGATAGTGGTGCTAGTAAGACTCCCGGACGAAGTTGGGTTGGAACATAA
- the LOC126801020 gene encoding uncharacterized protein LOC126801020, with amino-acid sequence MSPRVVPPIKLTGSTSSIFWATPCTPATTTHGVTTAGSYCCGGAASSGHHGSRFLGGFACLSPSNIPTKGIEPNRSVTDETSEEITFRVVEVARRKELDNSAGVD; translated from the exons atgtcgcctcgtgtcgtgccacctatcaaactgacgggctcgacgagctccatcttttgggctacgccttgcactccggcgacaaccacacacggtgtaacaaccgccggaagttactgctgtggcggcgccgcctcctccggccaccatggctcaagattcttggggggttttgcttgtctcagtcccagcaacattcccacaaaaggaatcgagccaaatcgaagt gtgactgacgaaacgagtgaggaaattactttcagggtcgtggaagttgcacgcaggaaagaat tggataactccgcaggtgtggattag
- the LOC126797999 gene encoding uncharacterized protein At5g39570 isoform X2 translates to MPYYSHEDEVHDFDEYDPTPYGGGYDLALTYGRPLQPSEETCYPSSSAPDREDDYERPDLSSYSQPSAYADEALRNEYSSYQRPGGRPDQGGGGEYGSRPTRPKPQAEYGSGYGRRPEADEPSSDYGSGYGRKPEFQAPQSGYGRKPDSEAPVSEYGSGYGRKPSYGGDESGGSPPRRPGFGGSSPPKRPGFGGSSPPRRPGFGGGSPPKRPGFGGGSPPKRPGFGGSSPPKRPGFGGGSPPKRPGFGGDSPPRRPGFGGDSPPKRPGFGGGSPPKRPGFGGGSPPKRPGFGGDSPPRRPGFGGGSPPKKPGFGGGSPPRRTGGYGEEAVRKPSYGRSSYETPETEEYGRASYGRPSYETTETEEYGRQSYGRSEKQEYRKPKPSYGRGSDDDDEDSERRQKRGSDDEDSERRRGYGGESHGRKKYGKDDSDDSDDEEKKQRRHRHRKNYDDE, encoded by the exons ATGCCGTACTACTCTCACGAAGATGAAGTCCACGACTTCGACGAGTACGATCCGACCCCCTACGGCGGCGGATACGACCTAGCCCTCACCTACGGCCGCCCCCTCCAGCCTTCCGAGGAGACCTGCTACCCCAGCTCCTCCGCCCCCGACCGCGAGGACGACTACGAGCGCCCCGATCTCTCCTCCTACAGCCAGCCCTCCGCCTACGCCGACGAGGCCCTCCGAAACGAGTACAGCAGCTACCAGCGCCCCGGCGGAAGACCCGATCAGGGAGGCGGAGGAGAGTATGGATCTAGGCCCACTAGGCCCAAGCCTCAAGCGGAGTATGGATCCGGTTACGGGCGGAGACCCGAGGCTGATGAGCCGAGCTCCGATTACGGATCGGGTTACGGTCGAAAGCCGGAGTTCCAGGCGCCTCAATCGGGCTACGGCCGGAAACCGGACTCCGAGGCGCCGGTGTCAGAGTATGGATCCGGTTATGGCCGGAAGCCGAGTTATGGCGGTGATGAGAGTGGCGGATCGCCGCCGAGGAGACCAGGGTTTGGTGGCAGTTCACCGCCGAAGAGGCCAGGGTTCGGTGGCAGTTCGCCGCCGAGGAGACCAGGGTTTGGTGGCGGTTCACCGCCGAAGAGGCCAGGGTTTGGTGGCGGTTCACCGCCGAAGAGGCCAGGATTCGGTGGCAGTTCACCGCCGAAGAGGCCAGGGTTCGGTGGCGGTTCGCCGCCGAAGAGGCCAGGATTCGGTGGCGATTCACCGCCGAGGAGGCCTGGATTCGGTGGCGATTCGCCGCCGAAGAGGCCAGGGTTTGGAGGCGGTTCACCGCCGAAGAGGCCAGGGTTTGGTGGCGGATCGCCGCCGAAGAGGCCAGGGTTTGGAGGTGATTCACCGCCGAGGAGACCGGGGTTTGGTGGAGGATCGCCGCCTAAGAAGCCAGGGTTTGGAGGCGGCTCACCGCCGAGGAGGACTGGTGGTTATGGTGAAGAGGCGGTGAGGAAGCCGAGCTATGGCAGGAGTAGCTATGAGACTCCGGAGACTGAGGAGTATGGGAGGGCGAGCTATGGGAG GCCTAGCTATGAGACTACTGAGACTGAGGAGTATGGGAGGCAGAGTTATGGGAGAAGTGAGAAGCAGGAGTACCGCAAGCCGAAGCCGAGCTATGGGCGTgggagtgatgatgatgatgaggattcTGAGCGTCGGCAGAAGCGTGGGAGTGATGATGAGGACTCTGAGCGTCGTCGGGGGTATGGTGGAGAGAGCCATGGCCGTAAGAAATAT GGAAAAGATGACTCTGATGACTCTGATGATGAGGAGAAGAAACAACGTCGTCACCGCCATCGCAAGAACTATGATGATGAATGA
- the LOC126798001 gene encoding transmembrane emp24 domain-containing protein p24delta7-like codes for MSQILISTILILGLMSTMVISMRFDLQSGATKCISDEIKSNSMTVGKYSVVNPSDGFPLPDSHKLTVRVTSPHGNSYHHGDLVDSGNFAFTAAETGDYSACFWVTDHKPKTTVTIDFDWKTGVAAKDWSKVAKKGQIEMMELELKKLYDTVTAIHDEMFYLREREEEMQQLNRSTNSKMATFSFLSLVVCLSVAGLQLWHLKMFFERKKLL; via the exons ATGTCGCAGATATTGATCAGTACAATCTTGATATTGGGGTTAATGTCAACAATGGTGATTTCGATGCGATTCGACCTTCAATCTGGCGCCACTAAATGCATCTCAGACGAAATAAAAAGCAATTCCATGACTGTTGGCAAGTACTCTGTTGTTAATCCCAGTGATGGCTTTCCTCTCCCTGATTCGCACAAGCTCACTGTCAGG GTAACCTCACCTCATGGGAATAGTTATCACCATGGAGATCTTGTGGATTCTGGTAACTTTGCCTTCACTGCGGCAGAGACTGGTGATTATTCGGCATGCTTTTGGGTGACTGATCACAAGCCAAAGACGACGGTGACTATTGATTTTGACTGGAAAACTGGAGTTGCTGCCAAGGACTGGTCTAAGGTTGCCAAGAAAGGGCAGATTGAA ATGATGGAACTTGAGCTTAAAAAATTGTACGATACCGTGACGGCCATTCATGATGAAATGTTTTACCTTCGTGAAAG GGAGGAAGAAATGCAACAACTTAACAGATCAACTAACTCCAAGATGGCAACGTTTAGCTTCCTTTCCCTTGTAGTCTGCTTGTCCGTGGCTGGTTTGCAATTATGGCATCTCAAGATGTTCTTTGAGAGGAAGAAGCTTCTCTAG